In Chryseobacterium oranimense, a single window of DNA contains:
- a CDS encoding efflux transporter outer membrane subunit, with protein sequence MKRIKNIFLTFILAVASVSCVSKLAYSEPDLQLPEKFQYTATADTASIANLEWKQFFSDPILQGLIEKGIRNNYDLQIALKQVASSQEKLKQAKYLQYPDVGFGVSAQISKPSENSMNGKSLNSFLGQNHVEDYNAAFNLSWEADIWGKIKNQQEVSRMQYLQTYEATKAVQTQVVAAIAQGYYNLLMLDRQIQIAKANLELSTNTLSITEKMWQSGDTTSLGVQQATAQKQSTELLITQLEQNIAIQENALSILVGENPTKINRTIEMSDTSLPQNISAGLPAAMVSRRPDVRQQELVLLESNSMVGIAQANMYPALKITANGGVNSFKFDNWFQIPASLFGSVLGGITQPIFQKRQLKTDLNVAKIQREKNVLAFRQSVLNAVGEVSDALVSNESLKVQEQKAAEQVTTLKNGIKSAEMLYKGGMANYLEVIIAQGNSLQAELNLASVKRQRLSSIVDLYRALGGGWK encoded by the coding sequence ATGAAAAGAATAAAGAATATTTTTCTAACTTTTATATTGGCTGTAGCCTCGGTTTCGTGTGTGTCCAAACTGGCATACTCGGAACCGGATCTTCAGCTTCCGGAAAAATTCCAGTACACAGCTACCGCTGATACGGCAAGCATCGCCAACCTGGAATGGAAACAGTTTTTCAGCGATCCTATTCTACAGGGATTGATTGAGAAAGGAATCAGGAACAACTATGATCTTCAGATTGCTTTAAAACAGGTCGCTTCTTCACAGGAGAAACTGAAGCAGGCCAAATATCTTCAATATCCTGATGTAGGTTTCGGAGTTTCAGCACAGATTTCCAAACCATCAGAAAACAGCATGAACGGGAAGAGCTTAAACTCATTCTTAGGTCAAAATCATGTTGAAGACTATAATGCGGCATTCAACCTTTCATGGGAAGCCGATATCTGGGGTAAGATCAAAAACCAGCAGGAAGTTTCAAGAATGCAGTATCTGCAGACCTATGAAGCAACAAAAGCAGTACAGACTCAGGTGGTAGCAGCTATCGCCCAGGGATATTATAATTTATTGATGCTTGACAGACAGATTCAGATTGCAAAAGCGAACCTGGAACTCAGCACCAATACCCTTTCCATCACTGAAAAGATGTGGCAAAGCGGTGATACAACCTCTTTAGGCGTTCAGCAGGCAACCGCTCAGAAACAGTCTACAGAACTTCTGATCACTCAGCTGGAACAGAATATCGCCATTCAGGAAAATGCATTAAGTATTCTTGTAGGCGAAAATCCGACTAAAATTAACAGAACAATTGAAATGTCCGATACTTCTTTACCACAGAATATTTCAGCAGGCCTTCCAGCAGCTATGGTGAGCCGCCGTCCGGATGTGCGCCAGCAGGAACTGGTTTTATTAGAATCCAATTCTATGGTGGGAATAGCTCAGGCAAATATGTACCCTGCTTTGAAAATTACAGCCAACGGAGGAGTGAATTCCTTCAAATTCGATAACTGGTTCCAGATCCCAGCCTCACTGTTCGGATCTGTATTAGGAGGAATCACCCAGCCTATTTTCCAGAAAAGACAGTTGAAGACAGACCTTAATGTAGCTAAAATTCAGAGAGAGAAAAATGTTCTGGCTTTCCGTCAATCTGTATTAAATGCAGTAGGCGAAGTTTCTGATGCATTAGTTTCCAACGAAAGCCTGAAAGTTCAGGAACAAAAAGCTGCAGAACAAGTAACCACATTGAAAAACGGAATAAAAAGTGCCGAAATGCTTTACAAAGGCGGTATGGCCAATTATTTAGAAGTGATTATAGCTCAGGGAAATTCCCTGCAGGCTGAACTGAATCTTGCATCCGTAAAAAGACAAAGGCTGAGCAGCATTGTAGATCTTTACAGAGCGCTTGGCGGCGGTTGGAAGTAG